One Aphelocoma coerulescens isolate FSJ_1873_10779 chromosome 8, UR_Acoe_1.0, whole genome shotgun sequence genomic region harbors:
- the DHX9 gene encoding ATP-dependent RNA helicase A isoform X8, with the protein MKNVLLCCAFDGLPLLPGSGSMTPRKKLEGLVAATITPMTPDGQINLPVIRQYVDYLVNEQNVKNVFVNGTTGEGLSLSIQERKQLAEEWMCQGKDKLDHVIIHVGALNLPECQELARHAAVIGAGGIAVIAPFFFKPTNKDELVAFLQKIASEAPEVPFYYYHIPPLTGVKIRVEELLDGIKAQIPNFQGVKFSDTDLLDLAQCINKNETGEFEFLYGVDEQLLGALAVGANGAVGSTYNYLGRQTNLMLQAFAKPDLALAQKYQFLTGEFLNFVIKLGFGVAQTKAVMTFVSGIPMGPPRLPLVHASRQKQSHD; encoded by the exons ATGAAAAATGTGCTCCTGTGTTGCGCTTTTGATGGGCTACCCCTCCTTCCGGGATCAGG ctcaaTGACACCCCGGAAGAAGTTAGAGGGTCTTGTAGCTGCTACCATCACTCCAATGACTCCGGATGG ACAAATTAACCTCCCAGTGATTCGTCAGTATGTGGATTATCTGGTAAATGAGCAGAATGTGAAGAACGTTTTTG TGAATGGCACAACAGGAGAAGGCCTGTCCCTTAGCATCCAGGAGAGGAAGCAGTTGGCAGAAGAATGGATGTGCCAGGGAAAAGACAA ATTGGACCATGTGATCATTCATGTGGGAGCACTGAATCTACCAGAGTGCCAAGAACTG GCAAGACATGCAGCAGTCATAGGTGCTGGTGGCATTGCTGTCATAGCCCCCTTCTTCTTCAAACCCACAAACAAAG ATGAGCTGGTTGCTTTCTTACAGAAGATTGCATCTGAAGCCCCCGAGGTTCCATTTTATTACTATCACATTCCTCCTCTGACGGGTGTGAAGA TTCGTGTGGAAGAGTTGCTGGATGGGATAAAAGCACAGATCCCCAACTTCCAGGGTGTGAAGTTCAGTGACACGGACCTGTTGGACCTGGCACAGTGCATAAACAAGAATGAAACAGGGGAGTTTGAATTTCTTTATGGGGTGGATGAG CAACTGTTGGGTGCACTGGCAGTAGGAGCAAATGGAGCAGTTGGAAG TACATACAACTATTTGGGCCGACAAACCAATCTGATGTTGCAAGCCTTTGCAAAGCCAGACCTTGCCTTGGCACAGAAGTATCAG TTTCTCACTGGGGAATTTCTCAACTTTGTCATCAAACTGG GTTTTGGTGTTGCACAGACTAAAGCTGTAATGACTTTTGTTTCTGGCATTCCCATGGGACCTCCACGGCTTCCGCTTGTTCATGCCTCCA GACAGAAACAAAGCCACGATTGA
- the DHX9 gene encoding ATP-dependent RNA helicase A isoform X7, which translates to MKNVLLCCAFDGLPLLPGSGSMTPRKKLEGLVAATITPMTPDGQINLPVIRQYVDYLVNEQNVKNVFVNGTTGEGLSLSIQERKQLAEEWMCQGKDKLDHVIIHVGALNLPECQELARHAAVIGAGGIAVIAPFFFKPTNKDELVAFLQKIASEAPEVPFYYYHIPPLTGVKIRVEELLDGIKAQIPNFQGVKFSDTDLLDLAQCINKNETGEFEFLYGVDEQLLGALAVGANGAVGSTYNYLGRQTNLMLQAFAKPDLALAQKYQFLTGEFLNFVIKLGFGVAQTKAVMTFVSGIPMGPPRLPLVHASSEFIVKAKAKLDSIVWPDGD; encoded by the exons ATGAAAAATGTGCTCCTGTGTTGCGCTTTTGATGGGCTACCCCTCCTTCCGGGATCAGG ctcaaTGACACCCCGGAAGAAGTTAGAGGGTCTTGTAGCTGCTACCATCACTCCAATGACTCCGGATGG ACAAATTAACCTCCCAGTGATTCGTCAGTATGTGGATTATCTGGTAAATGAGCAGAATGTGAAGAACGTTTTTG TGAATGGCACAACAGGAGAAGGCCTGTCCCTTAGCATCCAGGAGAGGAAGCAGTTGGCAGAAGAATGGATGTGCCAGGGAAAAGACAA ATTGGACCATGTGATCATTCATGTGGGAGCACTGAATCTACCAGAGTGCCAAGAACTG GCAAGACATGCAGCAGTCATAGGTGCTGGTGGCATTGCTGTCATAGCCCCCTTCTTCTTCAAACCCACAAACAAAG ATGAGCTGGTTGCTTTCTTACAGAAGATTGCATCTGAAGCCCCCGAGGTTCCATTTTATTACTATCACATTCCTCCTCTGACGGGTGTGAAGA TTCGTGTGGAAGAGTTGCTGGATGGGATAAAAGCACAGATCCCCAACTTCCAGGGTGTGAAGTTCAGTGACACGGACCTGTTGGACCTGGCACAGTGCATAAACAAGAATGAAACAGGGGAGTTTGAATTTCTTTATGGGGTGGATGAG CAACTGTTGGGTGCACTGGCAGTAGGAGCAAATGGAGCAGTTGGAAG TACATACAACTATTTGGGCCGACAAACCAATCTGATGTTGCAAGCCTTTGCAAAGCCAGACCTTGCCTTGGCACAGAAGTATCAG TTTCTCACTGGGGAATTTCTCAACTTTGTCATCAAACTGG GTTTTGGTGTTGCACAGACTAAAGCTGTAATGACTTTTGTTTCTGGCATTCCCATGGGACCTCCACGGCTTCCGCTTGTTCATGCCTCCAGTGAGTTCATCGTCAAGGCCAAAGCCAAGCTGGACAGCATTGTGTGGCCTGATGGTGACTGA
- the DHX9 gene encoding ATP-dependent RNA helicase A isoform X9 — MTPRKKLEGLVAATITPMTPDGQINLPVIRQYVDYLVNEQNVKNVFVNGTTGEGLSLSIQERKQLAEEWMCQGKDKLDHVIIHVGALNLPECQELARHAAVIGAGGIAVIAPFFFKPTNKDELVAFLQKIASEAPEVPFYYYHIPPLTGVKIRVEELLDGIKAQIPNFQGVKFSDTDLLDLAQCINKNETGEFEFLYGVDEQLLGALAVGANGAVGSTYNYLGRQTNLMLQAFAKPDLALAQKYQFLTGEFLNFVIKLGFGVAQTKAVMTFVSGIPMGPPRLPLVHASSEFIVKAKAKLDSIVWPDGD, encoded by the exons aTGACACCCCGGAAGAAGTTAGAGGGTCTTGTAGCTGCTACCATCACTCCAATGACTCCGGATGG ACAAATTAACCTCCCAGTGATTCGTCAGTATGTGGATTATCTGGTAAATGAGCAGAATGTGAAGAACGTTTTTG TGAATGGCACAACAGGAGAAGGCCTGTCCCTTAGCATCCAGGAGAGGAAGCAGTTGGCAGAAGAATGGATGTGCCAGGGAAAAGACAA ATTGGACCATGTGATCATTCATGTGGGAGCACTGAATCTACCAGAGTGCCAAGAACTG GCAAGACATGCAGCAGTCATAGGTGCTGGTGGCATTGCTGTCATAGCCCCCTTCTTCTTCAAACCCACAAACAAAG ATGAGCTGGTTGCTTTCTTACAGAAGATTGCATCTGAAGCCCCCGAGGTTCCATTTTATTACTATCACATTCCTCCTCTGACGGGTGTGAAGA TTCGTGTGGAAGAGTTGCTGGATGGGATAAAAGCACAGATCCCCAACTTCCAGGGTGTGAAGTTCAGTGACACGGACCTGTTGGACCTGGCACAGTGCATAAACAAGAATGAAACAGGGGAGTTTGAATTTCTTTATGGGGTGGATGAG CAACTGTTGGGTGCACTGGCAGTAGGAGCAAATGGAGCAGTTGGAAG TACATACAACTATTTGGGCCGACAAACCAATCTGATGTTGCAAGCCTTTGCAAAGCCAGACCTTGCCTTGGCACAGAAGTATCAG TTTCTCACTGGGGAATTTCTCAACTTTGTCATCAAACTGG GTTTTGGTGTTGCACAGACTAAAGCTGTAATGACTTTTGTTTCTGGCATTCCCATGGGACCTCCACGGCTTCCGCTTGTTCATGCCTCCAGTGAGTTCATCGTCAAGGCCAAAGCCAAGCTGGACAGCATTGTGTGGCCTGATGGTGACTGA